One region of Endozoicomonas sp. Mp262 genomic DNA includes:
- a CDS encoding leucyl aminopeptidase, which yields MEFVVKSGAAEKQKTACLIVGVQKTSQLPAMQAMDTLSNGYLTGLIKRGDITFKPGHSLLLQHVPEALSERLLMVATGEDDKPLTVSQYQKLVGHVISTLKSANVKDAVIAIDDFKVKGQELSWIARQFVEVIEHSLYRFDDYKSDKPKKSADVLKKITLLTDRKTVNAVKEAVAQGQAIGKGRNVARTLGNLPGNICHPTYLADEAKALAKTHAKLTTKVLNEKQMHDLGMHSLLSVSAGSAQEAKLIMMEFKNGKRGAKPLVLLGKGVTFDTGGISLKPGAGMDEMKFDMCGAASIFGVMNAIVEMDLPLNVIGMVAAAENMPGSKATRPGDIVKSMSGKTIEILNTDAEGRLVLCDALTYAERYKPEAVIDVATLTGACVIALGHHTTGVLSNNDELAEELLSASNQAADKAWQLPMGEEYQEQLDSNFADMANIGGRPGGTITAACFLSRYAESYPWAHLDIAGTAWASGKNKGASGRPVPMLVQYLLNKLK from the coding sequence ATGGAATTTGTTGTAAAAAGTGGTGCCGCTGAAAAACAGAAGACAGCCTGCCTGATTGTTGGTGTCCAGAAGACGTCCCAACTCCCTGCTATGCAGGCTATGGATACACTGAGTAATGGATACCTTACCGGCCTTATTAAACGAGGGGATATCACCTTCAAGCCCGGCCATTCACTCCTGCTTCAGCATGTCCCGGAGGCGCTCAGCGAAAGGTTGCTGATGGTTGCCACAGGGGAAGACGATAAACCACTGACGGTTAGTCAATACCAAAAACTGGTAGGGCATGTCATCAGTACTTTAAAGTCAGCCAATGTTAAAGATGCAGTGATTGCCATTGATGATTTTAAGGTGAAGGGCCAGGAATTATCCTGGATCGCCCGACAGTTTGTGGAAGTGATAGAACATAGTCTCTATCGTTTTGATGACTACAAGAGCGATAAACCGAAAAAAAGTGCTGACGTACTGAAGAAAATCACCCTGTTAACTGACCGCAAAACGGTTAATGCCGTAAAAGAGGCCGTGGCACAAGGCCAGGCGATTGGCAAAGGCAGGAATGTAGCCAGAACCCTGGGCAACCTGCCTGGTAATATCTGCCATCCCACCTATCTTGCCGATGAAGCCAAGGCACTGGCTAAAACCCATGCAAAACTGACCACCAAGGTACTCAACGAAAAACAGATGCATGACCTGGGTATGCATTCACTACTTTCCGTCAGTGCCGGATCAGCACAGGAAGCCAAGCTGATCATGATGGAGTTCAAAAACGGCAAGCGTGGTGCCAAGCCTCTGGTACTGCTCGGTAAAGGCGTTACCTTTGACACCGGTGGTATATCCCTGAAGCCTGGTGCAGGCATGGATGAAATGAAATTTGACATGTGTGGTGCCGCCAGTATTTTCGGCGTTATGAATGCCATTGTTGAAATGGACCTGCCGTTGAATGTTATTGGCATGGTTGCTGCCGCTGAGAATATGCCGGGTAGCAAGGCCACCCGTCCGGGCGATATTGTCAAGTCCATGTCTGGCAAGACCATTGAAATTCTTAACACTGACGCGGAAGGCCGCCTGGTACTGTGCGATGCCCTGACCTATGCCGAGCGCTACAAGCCTGAAGCCGTGATTGATGTGGCAACACTCACTGGAGCCTGTGTGATAGCCCTGGGCCATCACACTACGGGTGTACTCAGTAATAATGACGAGCTGGCAGAAGAACTCCTGAGTGCTTCTAACCAGGCTGCCGATAAAGCCTGGCAGCTGCCCATGGGAGAAGAGTATCAGGAACAGCTGGACAGCAATTTTGCCGACATGGCGAATATTGGTGGCCGTCCTGGTGGCACTATTACTGCCGCCTGCTTCCTTTCCCGCTATGCAGAAAGCTACCCCTGGGCACATCTGGATATAGCCGGCACCGCCTGGGCTTCCGGTAAAAACAAAGGGGCTTCCGGGCGTCCTGTACCTATGCTGGTTCAGTATTTACTCAATAAGCTGAAGTAG